A genome region from Candidatus Goldiibacteriota bacterium includes the following:
- a CDS encoding elongation factor Tu: protein VTIEVELIMPIAMEQELRFAIREGGRTVGSGVITKILE from the coding sequence GGTAACAATAGAAGTGGAACTGATAATGCCGATAGCCATGGAACAGGAATTAAGGTTCGCCATCCGCGAAGGCGGAAGGACAGTAGGCTCCGGTGTTATAACGAAGATTCTGGAATAA
- the rpmG gene encoding 50S ribosomal protein L33 — MRDIITLACTECKRRNYTQTKNKKLHTEKLEVSKYCKFCKKHTNHKETK; from the coding sequence ATGAGAGACATTATAACTTTAGCTTGCACTGAATGTAAAAGAAGGAATTACACCCAGACCAAGAACAAGAAGCTGCATACGGAAAAACTTGAAGTGAGCAAGTATTGTAAGTTCTGCAAAAAACATACTAATCACAAAGAGACCAAGTAA
- the secE gene encoding preprotein translocase subunit SecE, which translates to MKRFIEFLKVAWLELKKVTWPGRKQVIASTIVVIVVGFFLMLYIGILDFALAKAVKFIFR; encoded by the coding sequence ATGAAAAGGTTTATTGAATTTTTAAAAGTGGCCTGGCTTGAACTGAAAAAAGTAACATGGCCCGGAAGAAAACAGGTAATAGCATCCACAATTGTTGTTATTGTGGTCGGTTTTTTCCTCATGTTATACATTGGAATACTTGATTTTGCGCTTGCAAAAGCGGTCAAGTTTATATTCAGGTAA
- the nusG gene encoding transcription termination/antitermination factor NusG has product MASRWYFISTYAGQENNVKENMLQRIQTYSLEKKITNVLIPSENVTEIKKKKKVVKNRKFFPGYIMIEMDVELDSEEGKEILYIVRNTPKVTGFVGTKSRPIPLSESEVTDIMDLMEDRKKKPRMASYFEIGEHVKITDGPFLNFNGVVEEVNPEKGKMKVIVTIFGRPTPVELEFSQVEKIV; this is encoded by the coding sequence ATGGCTTCCAGATGGTATTTTATAAGTACTTACGCGGGACAGGAAAATAATGTTAAAGAAAATATGCTGCAGAGAATTCAGACATACAGCCTTGAAAAAAAGATAACAAATGTATTAATACCTTCGGAGAACGTTACCGAAATTAAGAAAAAGAAAAAAGTGGTCAAGAACAGAAAGTTTTTTCCTGGATACATAATGATAGAAATGGATGTGGAACTGGACAGCGAAGAGGGCAAAGAAATATTATACATAGTGAGAAATACGCCTAAGGTAACCGGATTTGTAGGCACTAAGTCAAGGCCTATTCCGCTTTCTGAAAGCGAAGTTACCGATATAATGGACCTTATGGAAGACAGAAAGAAAAAGCCAAGGATGGCTTCTTATTTTGAAATAGGCGAACACGTAAAGATAACAGACGGGCCGTTCCTTAATTTTAACGGAGTAGTGGAAGAAGTTAATCCGGAAAAGGGAAAGATGAAAGTAATTGTAACCATTTTCGGAAGGCCGACACCGGTGGAATTGGAATTCAGCCAGGTTGAAAAGATAGTATAA